The stretch of DNA GCTCCCCGAAGTCCCCGCCGCAACGGCTCGTCGTGTCCGCGGTTCCGATCGGACTCATCCCCGCTGGTCGAATCACGCCGCAGCGCCTACCTCCTGTCGATGCATTCCGGTTACGTCCCCCTTCGCGTTTTCTCCTGCTACACCATGCTCGACGGCGCCATCGATCCCAAGGCGATCGCCAAGCAGGCGCGCGCCTTGGGCTTTCCCGCCGCCGCGCTGACCGATCGCAACGGGCTCTATGCGGCGATGGCCTATTCGGACGCCGCCAAGAAGGACGGGGTGCAGCCGATCATCGGCGTGATGCTCGGCGTCGGGCGCCCCGACATGCCCGACGGCGTCGCGACGCAGTTCGACTGGCTCGCACTCTACGCGCAGGACATGACCGGCTACGACAATCTCTGCGCGCTCGTCTCGATGGCGCATCTCGACCGCCCGATCGAGATGCCCGCGCATGTCGATTTCGCCGCGCTCGAACGCCACACGGACGGCCTCCTTGCACTGACCGCAGGCGGCGAGGGCGGTCTCGCGCGGTTGTTCGCCGAAGGTCAGCCTGACCGTGCCCGCGCCTATCTCGATCGCCTGCAAGGGCTGTTCGGTGACCGCCTCTATATCGAGCTCTCGCGCCGCAACGACGCAGTCGAGATGGCGGCCGAAAACGACCTCATCGACATCGCCTATGCGCGCAACCTGCCGCTGGTCGCGACCAACCCGTGCTGCTTCACCGAGAGCGCGTTCGGCGACGCGCACGACGCCATGCTGTGCATTGCGCATTCGACCTATGTCGAGACCGAGGACCGCATCCGCAGTTGCCCCGAGGCGTGGATGAAGCCCGCGCCGGTGATGCACGAGATGTTCGCCGACCTGCCCGAGGCGATCGCCAACACGCTCGTCGTCGCACAGCGCTGCGCGGTGATGGCGCCGTACCGAAAGCCGATCCTTCCCAGCCTCGCCGGCGATATCGAAGGCGAGGCCAAGCTCCTCCGTGACGACGCTGAGGCAGGCCTCGAGAAGCGCCTCGCCCGCATCACCGAACTCCACGGTGAAAGCGAAGACGGCTGGCGCGACGTCTACCGCAAGCGGCTTGCGTTCGAGGTCGACGTGATCGTCCAGATGGGCTTCCCCGGCTATTTCCTGATCGTTGCGGACTTCATCAAATGGGCGAAGGATCACGACATTCCGGTCGGCCCGGGCCGTGGCTCGGGCGCGGGCTCGGTCGTCGCCTGGTCGCTGACGATCACCGATCTCGATCCGATCAAATTGGGCCTGCTGTTCGAACGCTTCCTGAACCCGGAACGCGTGTCGATGCCCGATTTCGATATCGATTTCTGCGAAACCCGCCGCGTCGAGGTGATCCGCTACGTCCAGGAGAAATACGGCCGCGATCAGGTCGCGCAGATCATCACCTTCGGGAAGCTGAAGGCACGCGCGGTGCTTAAGGATACCGGCCGCGTGCTCCAAATGAGCTACGGCCACATCGATCGCCTCGCCAAGCTGGTGCCGAACCACCCGACCGATCCGTGGACGCTGGAGCGCGCGCTGAACGGCGTCGGCGAGCTGGCGAAGGAATATGCCAACGACAACGCGGTCAGGAAGCTGCTCGATCTGGCGATGAAGCTGGAGGGCCTGCCGCGCCACTCGTCGACGCACGCCGCCGGCGTGGTGATCGGGGACAGGCCCTTGGCCCAGCTCGTCCCGCTCTACCGCGATCCGCGCTCCGACATGCCCGTCACGCAGTTCGACATGAAATATGTCGAGGGCGCGGGCCTCGTGAAGTTCGATTTTCTCGGGTTGAAGACGCTGTCGGTGTTGCAAAAGGCGTTGCAGATGCTCGCCAAGCGCGGCGTTATCGTCGATCTCGACGCGCTCGAATGGGATGATGCCGGCGTCTACGCGTTGCTCCAGCGCGGGGACACGGTCGGCGTGTTCCAGCTCGAATCCGAGGGCATGCGCCGCACGCTGTCCGCAGTCCGCCCGTCCAATTTCGGCGACATCATCGCGCTCGTTTCGCTCTATCGACCGGGCCCGATGGACAATATCCCGTCGTTCGGTCGCCGCAAGAACGGCACCGAGGCGATCGACTACCCGCACCCGCTGCTCGAACCGATCCTGTCCGAGACCTACGGGATCTTCGTGTACCAGGAACAGGTGATGCAGGCCGCGCAGGTGCTGGCCGGCTTCTCGCTCGGCGGCGCCGATCTGCTGCGTCGCGCGATGGGCAAGAAGGTGAAGGCCGAGATGGACGCGCAGCGCGCGGGCTTCGTCGAGGGCTGTCTCACCGTCAACGGCATCAGGAAGGCCGAGGCGAACGCGCTGTTCGATTTGATCGACAAGTTCGCCGGCTATGGCTTCAACAAGAGCCACGCTGCGGCCTATGCGCTGCTCGCCTACCAGACCGCGTGGCTGAAGGCGCACCACCCGCACGAATTCTTCGCGGCGTCGATGTGCTACGATCTGCACCAGACCGACAAGCTGGCGATCTTCACCG from Sphingomonas sp. HMP9 encodes:
- the dnaE gene encoding DNA polymerase III subunit alpha: MLDGAIDPKAIAKQARALGFPAAALTDRNGLYAAMAYSDAAKKDGVQPIIGVMLGVGRPDMPDGVATQFDWLALYAQDMTGYDNLCALVSMAHLDRPIEMPAHVDFAALERHTDGLLALTAGGEGGLARLFAEGQPDRARAYLDRLQGLFGDRLYIELSRRNDAVEMAAENDLIDIAYARNLPLVATNPCCFTESAFGDAHDAMLCIAHSTYVETEDRIRSCPEAWMKPAPVMHEMFADLPEAIANTLVVAQRCAVMAPYRKPILPSLAGDIEGEAKLLRDDAEAGLEKRLARITELHGESEDGWRDVYRKRLAFEVDVIVQMGFPGYFLIVADFIKWAKDHDIPVGPGRGSGAGSVVAWSLTITDLDPIKLGLLFERFLNPERVSMPDFDIDFCETRRVEVIRYVQEKYGRDQVAQIITFGKLKARAVLKDTGRVLQMSYGHIDRLAKLVPNHPTDPWTLERALNGVGELAKEYANDNAVRKLLDLAMKLEGLPRHSSTHAAGVVIGDRPLAQLVPLYRDPRSDMPVTQFDMKYVEGAGLVKFDFLGLKTLSVLQKALQMLAKRGVIVDLDALEWDDAGVYALLQRGDTVGVFQLESEGMRRTLSAVRPSNFGDIIALVSLYRPGPMDNIPSFGRRKNGTEAIDYPHPLLEPILSETYGIFVYQEQVMQAAQVLAGFSLGGADLLRRAMGKKVKAEMDAQRAGFVEGCLTVNGIRKAEANALFDLIDKFAGYGFNKSHAAAYALLAYQTAWLKAHHPHEFFAASMCYDLHQTDKLAIFTDDMRRLGIASLPPCINASQAEFDVEVLPNAPEEACSPAKAGAQTGSPPSRGNTLAVRYALGALKSVGEGAMEKLIVERVQNGPFAGLDDLAKRVDPRLLNKRQLETLAAAGAFDSFEPNRAGIHATAETILAIAARTHEQKTSGQGGLFGDAEPAGDAIKLPPSVRWTLSQRMDQEKEAFGFYFSAHPVDRHRHIANSHGARAYTALSELNIPDDGSRAGATMAVLVEDARYRTSARGKRFMMAQCSDASGQFMATCFDEQVSRDLEEAAKAGGCGLITVELDRKPGEDTPRVSIKRIQPFEGLANLARFQVVVTISDMAAFAGLASLLADHRGARGEVRVRMQLPDGELCILLGRDFLLDGELAEHIESLHGVTKVELKTSETRLALVG